One genomic segment of Gottschalkia acidurici 9a includes these proteins:
- a CDS encoding RelA/SpoT family protein, with product MLEKLLAKIKRYNYQGDIDEVIKAYHFAEQAHEGQFRKSGEKYFIHPVNVAMILAELNMDTATIAAGLMHDVLEDTDVTYETIVEEFSEEIANLVDGVTKLKKLKYKTKEENQVENLRKMIIAMSKDIRVIIIKLADRLHNARTLDFMSDAKQKEKALETLDIYAPIANRLGMSKVKWELEDLSLRYIDPKGYFDLVEKVSMKRKEREKYIRKIIVSLKEKLDEMEIPNEISGRPKHFYSIYRKMVYQNKTFEQIFDLTAIRVIVDTVKDCYGVLGIAHTLWKPIPGRFKDYIAMPKPNMYQSLHTTVIGPQGEPFEIQIRTWEMHKTAEYGIAAHWKYKEGVTKNLGFEGGFSWLRQLLELQNDLKDPSEFMESLRIDLFNDEVFVFTPTGDVINLPAGSTPIDFAYRVHTAVGNICVGAKIDGRIVPLDTKLKNGNIIEILTSPNSNGPSRDWLKIVKSTQAKSKIKQWFKKEDRDENIVKGKEMLEKEVKKLGYKTNEILKDEWLKAIGEKMSINTAEDVYASVGYGNVTVSQVMTKLREFHKEHYKSKIETKEDFVKANVSTNENKSYKPTQGVTVKGIDNLKVRFSRCCSPVPGDDIVGYVTRGRGVSVHRKDCPNLESLDIAERFIDVDWATNEKSSYSAEIQVKATDRTGLLTEITQILSDAKLSVTSLNARTSKEKVIIMNMTLEIKDIDQLKELMKKIKRLNGVMDVYRVIT from the coding sequence TTGTTAGAAAAACTGCTGGCTAAAATAAAAAGATATAATTATCAAGGTGACATAGATGAAGTAATAAAGGCGTATCATTTTGCAGAGCAAGCTCACGAAGGTCAATTTAGAAAATCAGGAGAGAAATACTTTATACATCCTGTAAATGTTGCTATGATTTTAGCTGAACTCAATATGGATACAGCTACTATTGCAGCGGGATTAATGCATGATGTGCTTGAAGATACTGATGTTACTTATGAAACTATAGTTGAAGAGTTCAGTGAGGAAATAGCTAATTTAGTTGATGGTGTCACCAAACTGAAAAAACTTAAATATAAAACAAAAGAAGAAAATCAAGTTGAAAATTTAAGGAAAATGATAATAGCTATGTCTAAGGACATAAGAGTTATAATAATAAAACTAGCTGATAGACTTCATAATGCAAGAACACTTGATTTTATGTCTGATGCTAAACAAAAGGAAAAAGCACTAGAAACTTTAGATATATATGCACCTATTGCAAATAGACTAGGTATGTCTAAAGTAAAGTGGGAGCTAGAAGATCTTTCATTAAGATATATAGATCCTAAAGGATACTTTGATTTAGTAGAAAAAGTATCTATGAAAAGAAAAGAAAGAGAAAAATATATAAGAAAGATTATAGTGTCACTAAAAGAAAAGCTCGATGAAATGGAGATACCAAATGAAATAAGCGGTAGGCCTAAGCATTTTTATAGTATATATAGAAAAATGGTCTATCAAAACAAGACCTTCGAACAAATTTTTGATTTGACCGCTATAAGAGTAATAGTAGATACAGTTAAAGACTGCTATGGTGTTCTGGGGATAGCACACACATTGTGGAAGCCTATACCGGGAAGATTCAAAGATTATATAGCTATGCCAAAACCTAATATGTATCAATCTCTACACACAACAGTGATAGGTCCCCAAGGCGAACCTTTTGAAATTCAAATTAGGACTTGGGAAATGCATAAAACAGCGGAATACGGTATAGCTGCTCACTGGAAGTACAAGGAGGGTGTGACTAAAAATTTAGGATTCGAAGGTGGATTCTCATGGTTAAGACAACTTCTTGAACTGCAGAATGATTTAAAAGATCCTAGTGAATTTATGGAGTCACTGAGAATAGATCTTTTTAATGATGAGGTATTTGTATTTACACCAACTGGAGATGTAATAAATTTACCAGCAGGATCTACTCCTATAGACTTTGCATATAGAGTTCATACAGCAGTAGGAAACATCTGTGTAGGAGCTAAAATAGATGGTCGTATAGTTCCACTAGATACAAAATTAAAAAACGGAAATATAATAGAAATTCTAACATCACCTAACAGTAATGGGCCAAGTAGAGATTGGCTAAAAATAGTAAAGAGCACTCAAGCTAAAAGTAAAATAAAACAATGGTTTAAAAAAGAAGATCGTGATGAGAACATAGTTAAAGGTAAAGAGATGTTAGAAAAAGAAGTAAAAAAATTAGGTTATAAGACAAACGAGATACTAAAAGATGAATGGCTAAAAGCTATCGGAGAAAAAATGAGCATAAATACAGCAGAAGATGTATACGCATCGGTAGGGTATGGAAATGTTACTGTATCTCAAGTAATGACAAAATTAAGAGAGTTTCATAAGGAACATTATAAAAGCAAGATAGAAACGAAAGAAGATTTTGTTAAGGCTAATGTAAGTACTAATGAAAATAAAAGCTATAAGCCAACTCAAGGAGTTACAGTAAAAGGTATAGACAACTTGAAAGTAAGATTTTCTCGATGTTGTAGCCCAGTACCCGGTGACGATATAGTGGGTTATGTAACTAGAGGAAGAGGTGTGTCTGTTCATAGGAAAGACTGTCCAAATCTAGAAAGTCTGGATATAGCTGAAAGATTTATAGATGTAGACTGGGCCACAAATGAAAAAAGCTCATATTCAGCTGAAATACAAGTAAAAGCAACAGATAGAACTGGATTGCTTACAGAAATAACTCAAATATTATCAGATGCAAAACTGTCAGTAACATCTTTAAATGCTAGAACAAGCAAAGAAAAAGTAATTATTATGAATATGACACTGGAAATAAAAGATATAGATCAATTAAAAGAACTTATGAAAAAGATAAAAAGATTAAATGGAGTAATGGATGTATATAGAGTTATTACTTAA
- a CDS encoding adenine phosphoribosyltransferase produces the protein MNLKDKLINISNFPKEGVEFKDITSLLRDKEAFKECIIQMANYCKGKNVDMIVGAEARGFLMGAPLAYEIGSGFIPVRKTGKLPRETISHEYALEYGTDKLEIHKDDISKGDKVLIVDDLLATGGTALASIKMVEELGGEVVGVIFLIELTELKGIEKLKGYDVKSIVKF, from the coding sequence ATGAACTTAAAAGACAAGCTTATAAATATTTCAAATTTTCCAAAGGAAGGAGTAGAATTTAAAGATATAACTTCACTACTGAGAGATAAAGAAGCCTTTAAAGAATGTATAATTCAGATGGCTAATTACTGTAAGGGAAAAAATGTGGATATGATAGTTGGAGCAGAAGCAAGAGGATTCTTAATGGGTGCTCCATTGGCTTATGAAATAGGATCAGGTTTTATACCAGTTAGAAAAACAGGAAAGTTACCAAGAGAAACTATAAGTCATGAATATGCACTTGAATATGGAACAGATAAATTAGAAATACATAAAGATGATATTTCAAAAGGAGATAAAGTTTTAATAGTAGACGATCTATTAGCAACAGGTGGAACAGCACTAGCTTCGATTAAAATGGTTGAAGAGCTAGGAGGAGAAGTTGTAGGAGTGATATTCTTAATAGAACTTACAGAGTTAAAAGGAATAGAAAAACTTAAAGGATATGATGTTAAATCGATAGTTAAATTTTAA
- a CDS encoding DUF5714 domain-containing protein, protein MEKHNVNCMICGEELEYKSEDKYLKCMYCAEEYKSNVSCKHGHYVCDNCHSEDSIELIYNYCLTTNKANPIEMSIELMQNSRVNMHGPEHHFLVPAVLLSSYCNASGKKDIKEEKLKVTKERAEKIPGGICGNYGSCGVGVGTGLFISVITEATPLTEKNWGLANEMTGNTLISLGKIGGPRCCKRNSFIAINEASKFLNERFNIKLYDYKNDRVICKFKKIINNV, encoded by the coding sequence ATGGAAAAGCATAATGTTAACTGTATGATATGTGGAGAAGAACTAGAGTATAAATCAGAAGATAAATACTTAAAGTGCATGTATTGCGCGGAAGAGTATAAAAGTAATGTAAGTTGCAAACATGGACATTATGTTTGTGACAATTGTCATTCTGAAGATTCAATTGAACTCATATATAACTATTGCTTAACAACTAACAAAGCAAATCCAATAGAGATGTCTATAGAACTCATGCAAAATAGCAGAGTAAACATGCATGGTCCAGAGCATCATTTTCTAGTTCCAGCAGTGCTATTAAGCTCATACTGCAATGCTTCGGGAAAAAAAGATATAAAAGAAGAAAAGCTTAAAGTTACTAAAGAAAGAGCTGAAAAAATTCCGGGAGGAATATGTGGAAACTACGGAAGCTGTGGTGTGGGAGTTGGAACAGGATTATTTATAAGTGTGATAACAGAAGCGACACCATTAACAGAAAAAAACTGGGGTTTAGCAAATGAAATGACAGGAAATACTCTAATAAGCCTCGGAAAAATAGGTGGACCAAGATGTTGTAAAAGAAATTCGTTTATAGCCATAAATGAAGCCAGTAAATTTTTAAATGAAAGATTCAATATTAAATTATATGACTATAAAAATGATAGAGTTATTTGTAAATTTAAAAAAATAATAAACAATGTATAG
- the recJ gene encoding single-stranded-DNA-specific exonuclease RecJ: MQKWLLRNVKADYKKISNTLGVSELICRIMLNRNISGFELMDSFINPSMDKFHNPRLMKDIELGVSIMKKAIENNLKIRICGDYDQDGNSSVLTLYNGLKRCGANVDYVIPHRVIDGYGINERIVENANKDGIDVIITCDNGISAIDSVKLAKDLGMKVIITDHHDVPNTLPEADAVINPKRVDCNYPFKELCGAGVALKFIQVLYEEMNVPIEESYNLLEFVAMATVCDVVDLVDENRIIVKEGLKRINETKNIGIRALIKATGLEGKTITTYSLGFVIGPCINASGRLDSADIAVELFLTDSQEKAEEYANKLHKLNEERKSMTIEGVDKVIQKIEESNIIKDKIIVAYEPSIHESIAGIIAGRIKDKYNKPTIIITDSTEEGISKASARSIEEYNMIEAIAKCKELLNKFGGHPMAAGFSLNSSNIDKLRYELNGTTTLTEDDLLPKLYIDAHVPINVASIKLAEELNMLEPFGKGNHKPIFADKGIIVKKIDILGRDYKIIKMSLQNKKGRIVTGVYFGDIELMQKYIINKYGEEELNRAFNGQANNVELDITYLPSINEYNGNRYLQVVIQDYR; encoded by the coding sequence TTGCAGAAATGGTTATTAAGAAATGTCAAAGCAGATTATAAGAAAATATCGAATACACTTGGAGTGAGTGAGCTTATTTGCAGAATAATGCTAAATAGAAATATAAGTGGTTTTGAACTAATGGATAGTTTTATAAATCCAAGCATGGACAAATTTCATAATCCTAGACTTATGAAAGATATAGAGTTAGGTGTAAGTATTATGAAAAAAGCTATTGAAAATAATCTTAAAATAAGAATATGCGGGGATTATGATCAAGACGGAAACTCATCTGTTCTAACATTATATAATGGATTGAAAAGATGTGGAGCAAATGTAGATTACGTTATTCCTCATAGGGTTATAGATGGTTATGGTATTAATGAAAGAATTGTAGAAAATGCTAATAAAGATGGTATAGATGTTATTATTACTTGTGACAATGGTATATCAGCAATAGACTCTGTGAAACTTGCAAAAGACCTAGGAATGAAGGTTATAATAACAGATCATCATGATGTTCCTAACACTTTGCCGGAGGCAGATGCAGTTATAAATCCTAAGAGAGTTGATTGTAATTACCCATTTAAAGAATTATGTGGGGCTGGAGTTGCTTTAAAGTTTATTCAAGTACTTTATGAAGAAATGAACGTTCCTATAGAGGAATCTTATAATCTACTAGAATTTGTTGCAATGGCTACAGTTTGTGATGTTGTAGACTTAGTAGATGAAAATAGAATTATAGTTAAAGAAGGCTTGAAAAGAATAAATGAGACTAAAAATATAGGTATAAGAGCACTAATAAAAGCTACAGGATTAGAAGGAAAAACTATAACAACTTATTCATTAGGGTTCGTAATAGGGCCATGTATAAATGCATCAGGAAGATTAGACAGTGCAGATATAGCAGTGGAGCTTTTCTTAACAGATAGCCAAGAAAAGGCTGAAGAATATGCTAACAAACTCCATAAACTAAATGAAGAGCGAAAATCTATGACTATTGAAGGTGTAGATAAAGTTATACAAAAAATAGAAGAAAGTAATATTATAAAAGATAAAATAATAGTAGCATATGAACCTAGCATACATGAAAGTATAGCAGGGATTATAGCAGGAAGAATAAAAGATAAGTATAACAAACCAACTATAATAATAACAGACTCGACAGAGGAAGGTATTTCTAAAGCTTCGGCAAGATCTATAGAAGAATATAATATGATTGAAGCGATAGCAAAATGTAAAGAACTTTTAAATAAGTTTGGTGGGCATCCAATGGCCGCGGGTTTTTCTCTAAACTCATCAAATATAGATAAATTGAGATATGAATTGAATGGTACAACAACTTTAACAGAAGATGATTTATTACCAAAGCTATATATAGATGCTCATGTACCTATAAATGTAGCATCGATAAAATTAGCAGAAGAATTAAATATGTTAGAGCCATTTGGAAAAGGAAATCATAAGCCAATATTTGCTGACAAAGGCATAATAGTCAAAAAAATTGATATTCTAGGTAGAGACTATAAAATTATAAAGATGTCACTACAAAATAAAAAGGGCAGGATAGTAACTGGAGTATACTTTGGAGATATAGAATTAATGCAAAAGTATATTATAAATAAGTATGGAGAAGAAGAGTTAAATAGAGCTTTTAATGGACAAGCCAATAATGTAGAACTTGACATAACTTATCTGCCTTCTATAAATGAGTACAATGGCAATAGATATCTGCAAGTTGTAATACAAGATTATAGATAA
- a CDS encoding ABC1 kinase family protein: MEGFRITTKYKNIKRYKEILSILSKYGFEMVAEIIGEGIPFKRIRDKFVKRLSRGERIKLALQELGPTFVKLGQILSTRYDLIPEDIVEELMSLQDNVNEFSVEEVRKVFNTETGYFIEDVFDEFQEKPLAAASIGQVHKGKLKTGESVVIKIQRPNIKEVIDNDISVLRSMARIIDDKFNKEGIIKASDIIRELAYSLNRELDYTYEAHNAHKFRENFKENKNILIPKIYWDYTTRKILIMEEINGIKVIDIKSIEERGWNKEKISEIGAKLFMEQVLLYGLFHGDPHPGNILVVSEDVISFIDFGVVGYLDNLMLELIITCLKAASDKNINKIVEELSDIDMITSETDEVSLKSDIYNIINFYFDLPINKIDFAEGLNELLIILYKHKLRIPPQLTLLVKSIVTIEGTARILNPQFDFMNISKKIIKEVNLKKLKDLNFLDGAKVISNAYDSLKKAPKQLFSLLNKAEKNKIKVTLKHEGLENLEKEVNTMTNKLSLSLMISSLILGSSIVIHAGMKPKIFGVSALGIVGYIVGLIIGFLFIISAIRSWKSKSKRGN; this comes from the coding sequence ATGGAAGGGTTTAGGATAACTACAAAGTATAAAAATATTAAAAGATATAAAGAAATTCTTTCTATATTATCAAAATACGGATTTGAAATGGTAGCAGAGATTATAGGTGAAGGCATACCTTTTAAAAGAATAAGAGATAAGTTTGTAAAGAGGTTGTCAAGAGGTGAAAGAATAAAATTAGCTTTACAGGAGCTAGGACCTACATTCGTAAAATTAGGACAAATATTAAGTACAAGATACGATCTGATACCAGAAGATATAGTCGAAGAACTAATGTCATTGCAAGATAACGTAAATGAGTTCAGTGTTGAAGAGGTTAGAAAAGTATTTAATACTGAAACAGGATATTTTATAGAAGATGTATTTGATGAGTTTCAGGAAAAACCTCTAGCAGCAGCATCAATAGGTCAGGTTCACAAGGGTAAGTTAAAGACAGGAGAAAGTGTAGTAATAAAAATACAGAGACCAAATATAAAAGAAGTAATAGATAATGATATAAGTGTTCTTAGAAGTATGGCTAGGATAATAGATGATAAGTTTAATAAAGAAGGAATAATTAAGGCGTCAGATATAATAAGAGAATTAGCATACTCTTTAAACAGAGAGCTTGACTATACATATGAAGCACATAATGCACATAAATTTAGAGAAAATTTTAAAGAAAACAAAAATATATTAATACCTAAAATCTATTGGGACTATACTACTAGAAAGATACTTATAATGGAAGAAATAAACGGTATAAAGGTAATTGATATAAAAAGCATAGAAGAAAGAGGATGGAATAAAGAAAAGATATCGGAAATTGGTGCTAAACTATTTATGGAGCAAGTTCTTCTATATGGATTATTTCATGGTGATCCGCACCCGGGAAATATATTAGTAGTAAGTGAAGATGTGATTAGTTTTATTGATTTTGGAGTAGTTGGTTATTTAGATAATTTAATGCTAGAACTTATAATAACTTGTTTAAAAGCAGCAAGTGATAAAAATATAAATAAAATAGTAGAAGAACTATCGGACATAGATATGATTACATCAGAGACTGATGAAGTATCCCTAAAGAGTGATATATATAATATAATAAATTTTTACTTTGATTTACCTATAAATAAAATTGATTTTGCAGAAGGATTAAATGAACTGCTGATAATTCTTTATAAGCACAAGTTAAGAATTCCTCCTCAACTCACTTTACTTGTAAAATCTATAGTTACAATAGAAGGAACAGCTAGAATATTAAATCCTCAATTTGACTTTATGAATATATCAAAAAAAATAATAAAAGAGGTAAATCTAAAGAAGTTAAAAGACCTTAACTTTTTGGATGGAGCAAAGGTTATTTCGAATGCCTATGATTCATTAAAGAAAGCGCCTAAACAACTTTTTTCACTATTAAATAAAGCTGAAAAGAATAAAATTAAAGTTACTTTGAAGCACGAGGGACTAGAAAATTTAGAAAAAGAAGTAAATACTATGACTAATAAGTTATCATTAAGCCTTATGATATCATCACTTATACTAGGATCCTCTATAGTTATACACGCAGGAATGAAACCAAAAATATTTGGTGTATCAGCATTAGGTATAGTAGGATATATAGTAGGATTAATAATAGGATTCTTATTTATAATATCAGCAATAAGAAGTTGGAAAAGTAAGTCTAAAAGGGGGAACTAG
- the secF gene encoding protein translocase subunit SecF yields MNFIKHRNIFFIISIVTIVIGMALIGVRGLNYGIDFTGGTLIQIDLEKQVPVNEVKKIVSEFDKNASVIHAGKNKEEVIIKSSLSLSRKESGEIFNKFKEKYNLKADQPKQVQAIGASMGNEIRNKALLSIVISSIGILIYITFRFEIDFGLSAIISLVHDILLMFSIYSIFKFPIDSTFIAAILTIIGYSINDTIIIFDRIRENLKITNTRDYENLINSSIKQTIRRTLGTSFTTLVTITLLYVLGVEAIKEFTLPLIIGILIGTYSSIFVASPIWYILKTKKSQTN; encoded by the coding sequence TTGAACTTTATTAAGCATAGAAATATATTTTTTATAATATCTATAGTTACAATAGTTATAGGTATGGCTTTAATAGGAGTTAGAGGACTAAACTATGGTATAGACTTTACTGGAGGAACGTTAATTCAAATAGATCTAGAAAAACAAGTTCCAGTAAATGAAGTTAAAAAGATAGTAAGTGAATTTGATAAAAATGCTAGTGTAATACATGCTGGAAAAAATAAAGAAGAAGTAATAATAAAAAGTAGTCTAAGCTTGAGCAGAAAAGAGTCTGGTGAGATATTTAATAAGTTTAAAGAAAAATATAATTTAAAAGCTGACCAACCAAAGCAAGTTCAGGCTATAGGCGCATCTATGGGAAACGAAATAAGAAATAAAGCTCTGCTTTCTATTGTGATTTCATCTATAGGTATACTTATATATATAACTTTTAGATTTGAAATAGATTTTGGATTATCGGCAATTATATCCCTTGTTCATGATATTCTATTGATGTTTTCTATCTATTCCATATTTAAGTTTCCGATAGATAGTACTTTTATAGCAGCTATACTAACTATAATAGGATATTCAATAAATGATACAATTATAATATTTGATAGAATTAGAGAAAACTTGAAAATCACTAACACTAGAGACTATGAGAATTTAATTAATAGTAGTATAAAACAAACTATTAGAAGAACTTTAGGAACGTCATTTACAACATTGGTAACTATAACTCTACTATATGTATTAGGGGTAGAAGCTATAAAAGAGTTTACTTTACCTTTAATAATAGGTATATTAATAGGAACTTACTCTTCAATATTCGTAGCAAGCCCAATATGGTATATTTTAAAAACTAAAAAATCTCAAACTAACTAA
- the secD gene encoding protein translocase subunit SecD: protein MKRRNYVILGIVFILVVISSYTAIFGLSLGKYKIPPIKEKMQLGLDLAGGVYVELEAQTKDTGKELAKKMEQSKSIIRQRVDTLGVSEPNIVIQGKDRIRIELAGVKDTEQAFQMIGKTAQLQFIDPDGKVILTGKNIKKSDVAFQQSNTSANTPMVSLHFDEEGTKAFKEATGRLSKQTERGKNILYIVLDGKTISSPAVGTEITNGQAVIEGGFTIESATELANLIRAGALPVELKEVQTSVMGPSLGLEALDKSIKAGSIGITIMFLFMLLVYRVPGFIADICLTIYILIVLTIMSILEVKLTLPGIAGLILSIGMAVDANIVIFERIREEIKAGKTVRIAVEKGYSRALTAVIDSNTTTLIAGVVLYYLGTGPIKGFGVTLIIGLAVSMLTAVFITKYLLRLVANTELGKNKKLFGA from the coding sequence TTGAAAAGAAGAAACTATGTGATTCTTGGAATAGTATTTATATTAGTTGTTATTTCTTCATATACAGCTATATTTGGTTTAAGCTTAGGAAAGTATAAAATCCCTCCGATTAAAGAAAAGATGCAACTAGGACTAGACTTAGCAGGGGGAGTATATGTAGAACTAGAGGCACAGACTAAAGATACTGGAAAAGAACTAGCAAAGAAAATGGAACAAAGTAAGTCTATAATCAGACAAAGAGTAGATACTCTTGGAGTTTCAGAGCCAAACATAGTTATTCAAGGAAAAGATAGAATAAGAATAGAATTGGCAGGAGTAAAAGATACTGAGCAAGCTTTCCAAATGATAGGTAAAACAGCTCAATTACAGTTTATAGATCCAGATGGAAAGGTCATATTAACGGGAAAGAATATTAAAAAGTCTGATGTTGCATTCCAACAATCAAATACATCAGCTAATACACCAATGGTATCTTTACATTTCGATGAAGAAGGAACAAAGGCTTTTAAAGAGGCTACAGGAAGACTTTCAAAACAAACTGAACGTGGAAAGAATATATTATATATAGTACTAGATGGTAAAACGATATCTAGCCCAGCTGTAGGAACAGAAATAACTAATGGACAGGCAGTAATAGAAGGTGGTTTTACTATAGAATCAGCTACAGAATTAGCTAACTTAATAAGAGCAGGAGCACTTCCAGTAGAATTAAAAGAAGTACAAACTTCAGTTATGGGACCATCTTTAGGATTAGAAGCATTAGATAAAAGTATAAAAGCTGGATCAATAGGAATAACGATCATGTTTTTATTTATGTTACTAGTTTACAGAGTGCCAGGATTTATAGCAGATATATGTTTAACTATTTATATACTTATAGTATTAACAATAATGAGTATATTAGAAGTTAAGTTAACACTACCTGGTATAGCAGGACTTATATTATCGATAGGAATGGCAGTAGATGCTAATATAGTAATATTTGAAAGAATAAGAGAAGAGATAAAAGCAGGAAAAACTGTTAGGATTGCGGTTGAAAAAGGATATAGTAGAGCACTGACAGCAGTTATAGACTCTAATACTACAACTCTTATAGCAGGAGTAGTTCTATATTATCTTGGAACAGGACCGATAAAAGGCTTTGGAGTTACACTAATAATTGGACTAGCTGTATCTATGTTAACAGCAGTATTTATAACTAAATATTTACTAAGATTAGTTGCAAATACTGAATTAGGAAAAAATAAAAAGCTATTTGGAGCGTAA
- a CDS encoding gamma carbonic anhydrase family protein — MIIEYEGVKPEIHETCFVADSAEVIGRVTLGENTSIWYGCVLRGDENVIKIGKNTNIQDGTVIHISKDYSTEIGDYVTVGHKAIVHACKIGDNVLVGMGAIILDGVEIEDNVLIGAGSIVTPGKVIPAGSLVLGSPAKVVRKLSEEEIEQLKQSALDYCTYAEKHKK; from the coding sequence ATGATCATAGAATATGAAGGTGTAAAGCCAGAAATACATGAAACTTGCTTTGTAGCAGATAGCGCAGAAGTAATAGGTAGAGTAACATTAGGAGAAAATACTAGTATATGGTACGGATGTGTATTAAGAGGCGATGAAAATGTTATAAAAATTGGTAAGAATACAAACATTCAGGATGGAACAGTAATACACATAAGTAAAGATTATAGTACGGAAATAGGAGATTATGTTACAGTAGGGCACAAAGCTATAGTACATGCTTGTAAGATCGGAGATAATGTTTTAGTTGGAATGGGAGCAATAATATTAGATGGAGTGGAAATAGAAGATAATGTCCTAATAGGAGCAGGAAGTATAGTTACACCTGGAAAAGTAATACCAGCAGGATCACTAGTATTAGGTTCTCCTGCAAAGGTAGTAAGGAAACTTAGCGAAGAAGAAATTGAACAGTTAAAACAATCAGCATTAGACTACTGTACTTATGCTGAAAAACATAAAAAATAA
- the scfB gene encoding thioether cross-link-forming SCIFF peptide maturase codes for MVKMHKFELNSKKIVLDINSGSVHVVDDLIWDIIDLYENNDLEYIVKNLKDKYLEENIREAYEEINTLKENDLLFSEPADISKFKYNEENIVKALCLHVAHDCNLRCNYCFASQGDFHGERLYMPLEVGKKALEFLVKSSGNRRNLEVDFFGGEPLMNFDVVKDLVAYGRELEKEYNKNFRFTITTNGILLDEDNMNFMNENMDNVVLSLDGRKEINDNMRPTSNGKGSFDVITPKFLEFVKLRGDKSYYLRGTFTSKNIDFSKDVLYLNELGFDSISVEPVVASPEHDYALLEEHLEKIMKEYEELSAKYIESKKEGKGFSFFHFMIDLNQGPCFIKRVVGCGAGVEYLAVTPEGDLFPCHQFVGNDDFKIGNIYDGIQNTKLIDEFRQANVFTKEECNGCWARFYCSGGCHANAYNFNKDIKKPYTIGCEMEKKRIECAISIAANLN; via the coding sequence ATGGTAAAGATGCATAAATTCGAGCTTAATAGTAAAAAAATAGTACTAGATATAAATAGTGGGTCAGTTCATGTGGTTGACGACTTAATCTGGGATATAATAGATTTATATGAAAATAACGATTTAGAATATATAGTAAAAAATTTAAAAGATAAATATTTAGAAGAAAATATAAGAGAAGCATACGAAGAGATAAATACGTTAAAAGAAAATGACTTATTATTTAGTGAACCGGCTGACATAAGTAAATTTAAATATAATGAAGAAAATATAGTAAAAGCCCTTTGTTTACATGTAGCCCATGACTGTAATCTAAGATGTAATTATTGTTTTGCATCTCAAGGAGACTTCCATGGTGAAAGACTATACATGCCTTTAGAAGTTGGGAAAAAAGCTTTAGAGTTTCTAGTTAAAAGTTCAGGAAATAGAAGAAATTTAGAAGTAGACTTTTTTGGTGGAGAACCATTAATGAATTTTGATGTTGTAAAAGATCTAGTAGCTTATGGTAGAGAATTAGAGAAAGAATATAATAAAAACTTTAGATTTACAATAACTACAAATGGTATATTACTAGACGAAGATAATATGAACTTTATGAATGAAAATATGGACAACGTAGTTTTAAGTTTGGATGGAAGAAAAGAAATAAATGATAACATGAGACCAACTAGCAATGGTAAAGGAAGCTTTGATGTTATAACACCTAAATTCCTAGAGTTCGTTAAACTAAGAGGAGACAAATCTTACTATCTAAGAGGAACTTTTACAAGTAAAAATATAGATTTTTCTAAAGACGTACTATACTTAAATGAACTGGGCTTTGATAGTATATCAGTTGAACCAGTTGTGGCAAGTCCAGAACATGACTATGCATTACTAGAAGAACATTTAGAGAAAATAATGAAAGAGTATGAAGAGTTATCAGCTAAATATATAGAATCAAAAAAAGAAGGTAAAGGATTTAGCTTCTTCCATTTCATGATAGATTTAAATCAAGGACCTTGCTTTATAAAAAGAGTTGTGGGATGTGGTGCAGGAGTTGAATACTTAGCAGTAACACCTGAAGGAGATTTATTCCCATGTCATCAATTTGTTGGTAATGATGATTTTAAAATTGGAAACATTTACGATGGTATACAAAATACTAAACTCATAGATGAATTTAGACAAGCTAATGTATTTACAAAAGAAGAGTGTAATGGTTGCTGGGCTAGATTTTATTGTAGTGGTGGATGTCATGCTAATGCCTATAACTTCAATAAAGATATAAAAAAACCTTATACAATAGGCTGTGAAATGGAAAAGAAAAGAATAGAATGTGCTATATCTATCGCTGCTAATTTAAACTAG